A single window of Salvia splendens isolate huo1 chromosome 6, SspV2, whole genome shotgun sequence DNA harbors:
- the LOC121808289 gene encoding REF/SRPP-like protein At1g67360, whose translation MASSQVEMEGPAVNGDIQLKHLGFVRSLVINAVVLVSNIYDNAKQNSGSLRPTVDRAEGAVTAVVTPIYHRFRDVPTHLLVFLDNKVDDASHKFDEHAPPVAKNVALKVHVIMKKASATVEELVEEAKVGGPMAAVYRSSSMSKTFAINQLAVVWYKINQHSSLQGVAEVAAPTATQWSEKYNSLVQGMRGEGHSLFCYAPLIPVEEMAKAYKRVEASAADKEEEASSSSTSESDKE comes from the exons ATGGCTTCATCTCAG GTTGAGATGGAGGGACCGGCCGTGAATGGCGATATCCAATTGAAGCACCTAGGTTTTGTGAGGTCTCTCGTCATAAACGCCGTCGTTCTGGTCTCCAACATCTACGATAACGCGAAGCAGAATTCTGGCTCGCTCAGACCCACCGTCGACAGGGCGGAGGGCGCGGTTACGGCGGTCGTCACCCCGATCTACCACCGATTCAGAGACGTTCCGACTCATCTTCTCGTTTTCCTCGACAATAag GTGGACGATGCGTCTCACAAGTTCGATGAGCATGCTCCGCCCGTGGCCAAGAACGTGGCTCTCAAGGTCCATGTCATAATGAAGAAGGCGTCCGCCACAGTTGAAGAGTTGGTCGAGGAAGCCAAGGTTGGTGGTCCAATGGCTGCAGTATATCGATCCTCGTCCATGTCCAAGACCTTCGCTATCAACCAGCTTGCCGTGGTGTGGTACAAGATCAACCAGCACTCGTCTCTGCAGGGAGTGGCAGAGGTTGCCGCCCCAACCGCCACACAGTGGTCGGAGAAGTACAATAGCTTGGTCCAAGGCATGAGAGGGGAAGGCCATAGCTTGTTCTGCTACGCCCCGTTGATACCAGTCGAGGAAATGGCAAAGGCGTATAAGCGAGTGGAGGCATCTGCAGCTGATAAGGAGGAGGAGGCGTCCAGCTCAAGTACGAGTGAATCGGACAAGGAATAG
- the LOC121808286 gene encoding meiosis-specific protein ASY1-like isoform X2 → MKIKKLMPMDAESRRLIDWMEKGVYDALQKKYLKTLLFCVCEAVDGPMIEEYSFSFSYSSSSDSQEVSMNINRSGTKKGGTFKHNSTTEITPSQMRSSACKMVRTLVQLMRTLDKMPEERTVLMKLLYYDDVTPMDYEPPFFRGCTDEEPPNLWTKNPLKMEVGRVNSKHLVLNLKVKSVLDPCEDENNDYQDDEISLGAESLQIDEDSESNSEMSNSDDDDQYIVAPVEKKQCQEDNAAADEDNTQDPAEDEHQLERVKEWIGSFHLETVDLTNVLSNFPDISVVLIEDIMDKLVKENVVTKATGDSYVINKKKNFDYEFDVVKEEADAHAVGHDGKAGCVDHMYMKALYHTLPLRYITVAKLQNKLEGEASQGTVRKLLDKMAKDGYVEATTSNRRLGKRVMQSDLTNKKLLEVTKILNFDAMDVDNTGSGDKSTNNLETETAAGNKYKDLSTCGGLHSIGSDITRTRGRSDANMNDSTGLSRKMGRPGSTPTSRAEPAASRESFVPGADEGRGGDDMDLVMESKSTQDKRFRKTSTVKEPILQYAKRQKSVAV, encoded by the exons ATGAAAATTAAAAAGCTTATGCCTATGGATGCGGAATCACGGAGACTCATTGATTGGATGGAGAAAG GTGTTTATGATGCTTTGCagaaaaaatatctcaaaacacTGCTATTCTGTGTCTGTGAGGCAGTAGATGGTCCAATGATTGAGGAATATTCAT TCTCATTTAGTTACTCTAGTAGTTCTGACAGTCAAGAGGTTTCAATGAACATCAATCGTAGTGGGACAAAGAAGGGTGGGACTTTCAAACATAATTCAACAACAGAAATAACTCCAAGTCAGATGAG GAGTTCTGCTTGCAAGATGGTTCGTACATTGGTACAACTAATGAGAACTCTGGATAAGATGCCAGAAGAG CGCACTGTTCTGATGAAGCTCCTGTATTATGATGATGTCACG CCAATGGATTATGAGCCCCCATTTTTCAGAGGCTGCACAGATGAGGAACCACCCAATCTATGGACTAAAAATCCGTTGAAGATGGAAGTTGGCAGAGTCAATAGCAAGCATTTGGTACTAAATCTAAAG GTTAAGAGCGTGCTTGATCCTTGTGAAGATGAAAATAACGATTATCAAGATGATGAAATCAGCCTGGGAGCTGAGTCTCTCCAAATAGATGAAGatagtgaatccaacagtgag ATGAGTAATTCAGATGATGATGATCAATACATTGTTGCACCCGTAG AAAAAAAGCAGTGTCAAGAGGATAATGCAGCAGCGGATGAAG ACAATACACAGGATCCAGCAGAAGATGAACAccaattggagcgggtgaaggAATGGATTGGTTCTTTTCACCTCGAAACAGTTGACCTCACTAATGTCCTCTCAAATTTCCCCGACATCTCAGTT GTCTTGATTGAAG ATATTATGGACAAGCTCGTGAAGGAAAATGTTGTAACTAAAGCTACAGGAGATAGTTATGTCATTAACAAGAAAAag AATTTCGACTATGAGTTTGATGTTGTGAAAGAAGAAGCTGATGCGCATGCAGTAGGACACGACGGAAAAGCTGGATGCGTAGATCACATGTACATGAAG GCCTTGTACCATACTCTTCCATTGAGGTATATAACAGTAGCAAAACTTCAGAACAAACTTGAAGGCGAAGCCAGCCAGGGCACAGTTCGGAAGCTTCTAGATAAAATGGCGAAAGATGGCTACGTTGAGGCCACCACTAGCAACCGCAGACTTG GAAAGAGAGTGATGCAATCTGACCTCACTAACAAAAAGCTGCTTGAAGTTACAAAGATCTTAAACTTTGATGCCATG GACGTGGATAATACGGGATCAGGAGACAAGTCCACCAACAATCTAGAAACTGAGACTGCTGCTG GTAACAAGTACAAGGACCTATCCACGTGCGGCGGTCTCCACTCCATCGGGTCGGATATCACCAGGACAAGAGGCAGATCAGATGCAAACATGAATGACTCAACAGGACTTAGCAGGAAAATGGGCCGTCCCGGGAGTACCCCAACTAGCAGGGCTGAG CCAGCAGCATCGAGAGAGAGTTTCGTGCCTGGGGCTGACGAGGGCAGAGGTGGCGACGACATGGACTTGGTCATGGAGAGCAAGTCTACTCAGGACAAACGTTTCAGGAAAACAAGCACG GTGAAAGAACCGATCCTTCAATACGCAAAGCGCCAGAAATCTGTGGCTGTGTGA
- the LOC121808288 gene encoding CTD small phosphatase-like protein 2 isoform X2 encodes MQTKKRTTGRNSREVASPRVPRQQRKLVENVQVQGKKVAEIITSSARKKKVVSTKSKVVKVVEESAGGTNLDAKFRLVDADDSNVCLDHQAEHESHDSSLNKSHENGAANYSADTIFSPSFHLARSDADNISSEDFYNYFRNGNPDCGKENIQIDCPGGVTLSPEVSAIYLSMKNSNLECIDENNQDHMSVDVRQEDEDADDYDDFDPYFFIKNLPDLSSVVPMFRPLLLPKQTRSCPSTSLVLDLDETLVHSTLEPCDDADFTFSVNFNLKEHTVYVRCRPHLRDFLERVSRIFEIIIFTASQSIYAEQLLNVLDPKRKIFRHRVYRDSCLFVDGNYLKDLSVLGRDLSRVIIIDNSPQAFGFQVDNGIPIESWFDDRSDSELLLLLPFLESLVGAQDVRPLIAQKFNLREKVAAAVSPLGYNEGDPFER; translated from the exons ATGCAGACCAAGAAAAGAACAACCGGTAGAAATTCTCGAGAGGTTGCCAGCCCTAGGGTTCCAAGACAGCAGAGAAAATTGGTCGAGAATGTGCAGGTTCAGGGAAAAAAAGTTGCTGAGATAATTACGTCATCTgctagaaagaaaaaagttg TTAGCACAAAATCGAAGGTGGTGAAGGTGGTCGAGGAATCTGCTGGTGGAACAAATTTGGATGCCAAATTCAGATTGGTAGATGCAGATGACTCCAACGTATGTTTGGATCATCAAGCTGAACATGAATCTCATGATTCTTCTTTAAATAAG AGTCATGAGAATGGAGCTGCTAATTACAGTGCGGACACCATATTCTCTCCTTCCTTTCACCTTGCTAGAAGCGATGCTGATAATATTTCAAGTGAAG ACTTCTATAATTACTTCCGGAATGGGAACCCGGACTGTGGGAAGGAGAACATCCAGATTGATTGCCCAG GTGGTGTCACTCTTTCACCTGAAGTTTCAGCTATTTATCTCTCCATGAAAAATTCGAACCTGGAATGCATTGATGAGAACAATCAGGACCACATGTCAGTTGATGTACGTCAGGAGGATGAAGATGCTGATGACTATGATGATTTTGACCCATACTTTTTCATAAAGAATTTACCCGACCTCTCTTCGGTGGTCCCAATGTTTCGCCCTCTGCTATTGCCTAAACAAACAAGAAGCTGCCCTTCAACATCACTTGTTCTGGACTTGGATG AGACTTTGGTCCACTCTACACTCGAACCATGTGATGATGCAGATTTCACATTCTCTGTTAATTTCAACCTGAAGGAGCACACAGTATATGTGCGATGCCGTCCTCATCTTAGAGATTTCCTGGAGAGAGTATCTAGGATTTTCGAGATAATTATATTTACAGCTAGTCAAAGCATCTACGCTGAGCAGCTTTTAAATGTCTTGGACCCTAAGAGGAAAATCTTTCGCCATCGTGTTTATCGCGATTCCTGTCTTTTTGTGGACGGAAATTATCTAAAAGACCTGTCAGTTCTCGGCCGTGACTTGTCTCGTGTCATTATAATCGACAATTCTCCTCAG GCTTTTGGTTTCCAAGTTGACAACGGAATCCCTATAGAAAGCTGGTTTGACGATCGTTCTGATTCAGAATTGTTATTGCTGCTCCCGTTCTTGGAAAGCTTAGTTGGAGCTCAAGATGTACGGCCCCTGATCGCCCAGAAATTCAATCTCCGAGAGAAAGTAGCCGCGGCAGTCTCCCCTTTAGGGTACAACGAAGGAGACCCATTCGAGAGATGA
- the LOC121808288 gene encoding CTD small phosphatase-like protein 2 isoform X1 — MQTKKRTTGRNSREVASPRVPRQQRKLVENVQVQGKKVAEIITSSARKKKVVSTKSKVVKVVEESAGGTNLDAKFRLVDADDSNVCLDHQAEHESHDSSLNKSHENGAANYSADTIFSPSFHLARSDADNISSEADFYNYFRNGNPDCGKENIQIDCPGGVTLSPEVSAIYLSMKNSNLECIDENNQDHMSVDVRQEDEDADDYDDFDPYFFIKNLPDLSSVVPMFRPLLLPKQTRSCPSTSLVLDLDETLVHSTLEPCDDADFTFSVNFNLKEHTVYVRCRPHLRDFLERVSRIFEIIIFTASQSIYAEQLLNVLDPKRKIFRHRVYRDSCLFVDGNYLKDLSVLGRDLSRVIIIDNSPQAFGFQVDNGIPIESWFDDRSDSELLLLLPFLESLVGAQDVRPLIAQKFNLREKVAAAVSPLGYNEGDPFER, encoded by the exons ATGCAGACCAAGAAAAGAACAACCGGTAGAAATTCTCGAGAGGTTGCCAGCCCTAGGGTTCCAAGACAGCAGAGAAAATTGGTCGAGAATGTGCAGGTTCAGGGAAAAAAAGTTGCTGAGATAATTACGTCATCTgctagaaagaaaaaagttg TTAGCACAAAATCGAAGGTGGTGAAGGTGGTCGAGGAATCTGCTGGTGGAACAAATTTGGATGCCAAATTCAGATTGGTAGATGCAGATGACTCCAACGTATGTTTGGATCATCAAGCTGAACATGAATCTCATGATTCTTCTTTAAATAAG AGTCATGAGAATGGAGCTGCTAATTACAGTGCGGACACCATATTCTCTCCTTCCTTTCACCTTGCTAGAAGCGATGCTGATAATATTTCAAGTGAAG CAGACTTCTATAATTACTTCCGGAATGGGAACCCGGACTGTGGGAAGGAGAACATCCAGATTGATTGCCCAG GTGGTGTCACTCTTTCACCTGAAGTTTCAGCTATTTATCTCTCCATGAAAAATTCGAACCTGGAATGCATTGATGAGAACAATCAGGACCACATGTCAGTTGATGTACGTCAGGAGGATGAAGATGCTGATGACTATGATGATTTTGACCCATACTTTTTCATAAAGAATTTACCCGACCTCTCTTCGGTGGTCCCAATGTTTCGCCCTCTGCTATTGCCTAAACAAACAAGAAGCTGCCCTTCAACATCACTTGTTCTGGACTTGGATG AGACTTTGGTCCACTCTACACTCGAACCATGTGATGATGCAGATTTCACATTCTCTGTTAATTTCAACCTGAAGGAGCACACAGTATATGTGCGATGCCGTCCTCATCTTAGAGATTTCCTGGAGAGAGTATCTAGGATTTTCGAGATAATTATATTTACAGCTAGTCAAAGCATCTACGCTGAGCAGCTTTTAAATGTCTTGGACCCTAAGAGGAAAATCTTTCGCCATCGTGTTTATCGCGATTCCTGTCTTTTTGTGGACGGAAATTATCTAAAAGACCTGTCAGTTCTCGGCCGTGACTTGTCTCGTGTCATTATAATCGACAATTCTCCTCAG GCTTTTGGTTTCCAAGTTGACAACGGAATCCCTATAGAAAGCTGGTTTGACGATCGTTCTGATTCAGAATTGTTATTGCTGCTCCCGTTCTTGGAAAGCTTAGTTGGAGCTCAAGATGTACGGCCCCTGATCGCCCAGAAATTCAATCTCCGAGAGAAAGTAGCCGCGGCAGTCTCCCCTTTAGGGTACAACGAAGGAGACCCATTCGAGAGATGA
- the LOC121808286 gene encoding meiosis-specific protein ASY1-like isoform X1 has product MVVAQKVKESEITEQDSLLLTRNLLRIAIFNISYIRGLFPEKYFSDKSVPALDMKIKKLMPMDAESRRLIDWMEKGVYDALQKKYLKTLLFCVCEAVDGPMIEEYSFSFSYSSSSDSQEVSMNINRSGTKKGGTFKHNSTTEITPSQMRSSACKMVRTLVQLMRTLDKMPEERTVLMKLLYYDDVTPMDYEPPFFRGCTDEEPPNLWTKNPLKMEVGRVNSKHLVLNLKVKSVLDPCEDENNDYQDDEISLGAESLQIDEDSESNSEMSNSDDDDQYIVAPVEKKQCQEDNAAADEDNTQDPAEDEHQLERVKEWIGSFHLETVDLTNVLSNFPDISVVLIEDIMDKLVKENVVTKATGDSYVINKKKNFDYEFDVVKEEADAHAVGHDGKAGCVDHMYMKALYHTLPLRYITVAKLQNKLEGEASQGTVRKLLDKMAKDGYVEATTSNRRLGKRVMQSDLTNKKLLEVTKILNFDAMDVDNTGSGDKSTNNLETETAAGNKYKDLSTCGGLHSIGSDITRTRGRSDANMNDSTGLSRKMGRPGSTPTSRAEPAASRESFVPGADEGRGGDDMDLVMESKSTQDKRFRKTSTVKEPILQYAKRQKSVAV; this is encoded by the exons ATG GTGGTTGCACAGAAAGTGAAGGAATCTGAGATAACGGAGCAGGACTCGCTTCTCCTC ACGAGGAATCTGTTGCGAATAGCCATATTCAATATCAGTTACATCAGAGGCCTTTTCCCTGAGAAATATTTCAGTGACAAATCTGTTCCAGCTTTGG ACATGAAAATTAAAAAGCTTATGCCTATGGATGCGGAATCACGGAGACTCATTGATTGGATGGAGAAAG GTGTTTATGATGCTTTGCagaaaaaatatctcaaaacacTGCTATTCTGTGTCTGTGAGGCAGTAGATGGTCCAATGATTGAGGAATATTCAT TCTCATTTAGTTACTCTAGTAGTTCTGACAGTCAAGAGGTTTCAATGAACATCAATCGTAGTGGGACAAAGAAGGGTGGGACTTTCAAACATAATTCAACAACAGAAATAACTCCAAGTCAGATGAG GAGTTCTGCTTGCAAGATGGTTCGTACATTGGTACAACTAATGAGAACTCTGGATAAGATGCCAGAAGAG CGCACTGTTCTGATGAAGCTCCTGTATTATGATGATGTCACG CCAATGGATTATGAGCCCCCATTTTTCAGAGGCTGCACAGATGAGGAACCACCCAATCTATGGACTAAAAATCCGTTGAAGATGGAAGTTGGCAGAGTCAATAGCAAGCATTTGGTACTAAATCTAAAG GTTAAGAGCGTGCTTGATCCTTGTGAAGATGAAAATAACGATTATCAAGATGATGAAATCAGCCTGGGAGCTGAGTCTCTCCAAATAGATGAAGatagtgaatccaacagtgag ATGAGTAATTCAGATGATGATGATCAATACATTGTTGCACCCGTAG AAAAAAAGCAGTGTCAAGAGGATAATGCAGCAGCGGATGAAG ACAATACACAGGATCCAGCAGAAGATGAACAccaattggagcgggtgaaggAATGGATTGGTTCTTTTCACCTCGAAACAGTTGACCTCACTAATGTCCTCTCAAATTTCCCCGACATCTCAGTT GTCTTGATTGAAG ATATTATGGACAAGCTCGTGAAGGAAAATGTTGTAACTAAAGCTACAGGAGATAGTTATGTCATTAACAAGAAAAag AATTTCGACTATGAGTTTGATGTTGTGAAAGAAGAAGCTGATGCGCATGCAGTAGGACACGACGGAAAAGCTGGATGCGTAGATCACATGTACATGAAG GCCTTGTACCATACTCTTCCATTGAGGTATATAACAGTAGCAAAACTTCAGAACAAACTTGAAGGCGAAGCCAGCCAGGGCACAGTTCGGAAGCTTCTAGATAAAATGGCGAAAGATGGCTACGTTGAGGCCACCACTAGCAACCGCAGACTTG GAAAGAGAGTGATGCAATCTGACCTCACTAACAAAAAGCTGCTTGAAGTTACAAAGATCTTAAACTTTGATGCCATG GACGTGGATAATACGGGATCAGGAGACAAGTCCACCAACAATCTAGAAACTGAGACTGCTGCTG GTAACAAGTACAAGGACCTATCCACGTGCGGCGGTCTCCACTCCATCGGGTCGGATATCACCAGGACAAGAGGCAGATCAGATGCAAACATGAATGACTCAACAGGACTTAGCAGGAAAATGGGCCGTCCCGGGAGTACCCCAACTAGCAGGGCTGAG CCAGCAGCATCGAGAGAGAGTTTCGTGCCTGGGGCTGACGAGGGCAGAGGTGGCGACGACATGGACTTGGTCATGGAGAGCAAGTCTACTCAGGACAAACGTTTCAGGAAAACAAGCACG GTGAAAGAACCGATCCTTCAATACGCAAAGCGCCAGAAATCTGTGGCTGTGTGA